From the Chiloscyllium plagiosum isolate BGI_BamShark_2017 chromosome 10, ASM401019v2, whole genome shotgun sequence genome, the window GATTAACCGTGTCATGGGCTGTAGGGAGGTCAAAAAAGAATAGATTATCTTTTGTCACAGTCATATGCCATTTATGACTTCCATGAGAAAACAGTGACAGTATTTTGGTCCTgcgtgttggggggggggggggaggaaacgTGGAAAGATTCAAACACTATGTTATGGGAAACGGAGATACGGATTTGGGAGGTGACAACGACtttccaaaacaacataaatTTACATTTGAAGCAAGTCTGCCCTACAATTCATAGCCTATTGTTTTGTTAAAGTGGATGTGTTTTAGTGAGCTTATCCCATTGGTATCACCTACAATAAATGAAAGCTGGAATGGGGCAACCCCAGGATTTACTGGAATGATCCTTTGAGGTGCAGATGACCAGGTTTGTCAGCTGGGACATTTACGGATTCAGTCAGATAACCAACCATCCTTTCTCCTCGTTAGCCTGTTCCCATGATCTCACCAGCTTCCCTCCCTGGTGCTGCAGTCAAGTATATGAACGTAAGAAATAGAAGTAGAAAATTCTGCCTTTgggtctgctttgccattcaataggatcacgtaTAATCTGTTTGTTTTGGGTTCCGCATTCCTATCTACACGTGATGGCTGTGATTTCCTTGCCAGCAAGTTTTGTATCCGCTTgtctcttaaaaatattcagtgatcccACTTTTGCGACAAAGGTTTCCAAACGCGTATAAATCTCTTGGAGAAAAAATATCTAACCACTGGCCTAACCTGTAGAAACTCTTGATATCCTTATTTTCACATTTGTAACCAGCGCTCTTTCATATTTTTAACTATTCTGCCAATTAGCTTTTCAagtcattttctgtcttttttcacATTCAGACTATTTATCTGACCTGCCACTCTGGCCTTTGCATAGTCATATGTttcaacttgttggactataacctgtatTTTTTTCAGTTTGATGATTTCCTTCACTTTAGTGAAGGACACATAGTGAGGCTCTCTCTAAAACACTGAGCAAAGTGCAGCTCTCCCTTTAAAACTTTCAACCAAAGTCATCATTCTACTTCAGAGAGTTGGTCACCCTAATTCTGGATGAATCGCAGAGCTTCTGACGAGTAACGACGCTTCCATATTTTAATCAttgttccagtgaaaaagatGGCGGCTCTCTACCCGTCACACTCGTTGCCAGCATCTGGCGGAGGAAGTTGATCATGAGGGTATGGAGTTGCACTTCCGGATTGTCTGACGGGCTGGCGCCGGGAGCTGGAACTGGCAGCGGTTGGGAATGCTGCTGGTCGGTAAAACAGGGGCCATCGTGGCCGGGGTCTTTGGAGCAGCCTTCATCGGTTATTGTATATATTTTGACAGGAAAAGAAGAAGCGCCCCAGATTTCCGAGCAAAGTTGCGCGAAAGTAAGTGTTGCTCTCGGGCCTCGCTCACCGTCTCCCAGTTACCAGCGACAGGCACATGCAGGTGTTTGTGTCCTGTTAACCAACACTCAACCCCATTGCAATTAGGATGGAGCCTGCTGAGACATGCTCAATTACAGGagtaaatgtaatttatttaGCATGAGAGACACCCCTCGTGGGCCCCGGCATCGTTCCCTCAAAGTTGATTTTCCAGCATCGATGATCTTGCTAAATTACAGGAGGGTGCAGCTTCTTTAAAGAGCCGTGGGTCAGAACTGGAATAAAAGCATCTTCATTGCAGCACAATCTGCCTTATAACGTGAGTTTCGGCTGGTTTTAAAACTGTTTTGTCTAAATATTTATTCTTGGGGCTACCTGatttgctgagtgtttccagcgtTTATTTCAGGTTTGCAGTAGTTCGTTTAAACATTGGTTGAGAATGCAATTATTCTGGTGGTGGAGTGTGTTATCACGAAGGTAACAACTTAATGAACGCAGTCTGCTCACAGACTGGATAAAATACCACGGACGTTTGTGGTTGTTATCGTTTAATCGAATTTGGTTGAGTTAGAGCTAACCCACAGCTCGTATCCATTTGAAACAAAACTTTGGCCATAACTCAGTCCTTGTAATGTTGGTGTCCCTTGTGTGCTTTCATGCCACACTGGACAAATCCTAATTAAATATAGATTTTGGGATCCAAGAATGACTGACATTGTACAGGATTTGACTTTATAATGAGTTGTGTGAAAGTACATTTTCCATAAATAAAAATAACGTCTCGTTTCCAGTCTCAGCTGCTTTTTAAGTCCCCCACTCACCCACTTTAGCCAGTGGTGTTTGGTGTTCGATAGTTGAGAAGATCAGATAAAATCCTAAAAGTCTTACTCCTTAAAAACTTTGTTCATCACTTTAGGTTGTTTTATTATGTACTTGAAGAGTAACTTGTCAACTTCTGTTTTCCTCCTGTCTTTACTTGTtactatttttcttttttctgtctGCTCAAGAATGGAAGTTGTGAATGTGCAACCTCCTGCAATGCACAGTAACCTATAGCGTAATTGTGTTCTGTCATTATTGAAGTTTAACAGGAAACAAGACAATAGTTGGAATTTAGATAGTGTTTTTATTAACTTTTATTGGGCagttgaattcagtttaaaaactGAGGTTTACATCAGagcgcctcggaacacttcaaccccagggcatcaatgtggacttcacgagtttcctcatttctccctcatcctgtctctattcctgatgaagggcttttgcccgaaacgtcgattttcctgctcctcggatgctgcctgacctgctgtgcttttccagcactactctgatctaaactctggtttccagcatctgcagtcctcacttttgcctagttcagTTTAAAAACCGATAGTATAACCTGTAAATTGACATTGATAATGCCTTTTACCATCTCTAAAGTAAAACCGCTCAGTGTTTTGGCAGGACTGAAGTTTCATGATTGCAATAAATATTTTCTTGTAACATGTTATTTTGGATTATTTTATTAATATTGGAGAGACATTAAAATAAGCTTAATTAGATTTTACTCAAAGAATTTGTATGAATTTAATCTCAACTTGGGATCTCTTAATGGAAAAAAATAGTGTTATCTCTGCTTTATAAATGTTTCACTGTTAGATATACATTTTGACAGTTTTAATTTGAAGTATTTTGTATACGCATGAGTTCCAtgcaaataattattttcaaGTCATGGTTATCagtaaacttttaaaatataaattatgtGCAAAATCAATAGTGAAAACAAGTTGATAATTATAAATTCCAGATCAACAAAGACTAAAATACTGAAGTTAGACCTTGGTTTTTTTGATTTGACATGACCTATTTTCCATTTAATATTTTGCTCAGCTAGAAATTGAATGCCTGTCaaatataataaaacaaacattttttcaACTGTGATTATAATGTGAAATGAAACTTTACAGTCTATTATGTGCatcaaaataaactttatttacaTGCATACTGTGTATTATTTAAACAGTAGTTTCATAATGAAACATTCTGTTTTTAGCTGACCATTTTAACGATTATGAGAACGAAATGTTTGGATGGTTTGAATTACTGCAGGAGTCAAAAAGCAACCAGGTTCCCTTACCAATAAAAGGGAAAGATCTAGATGAGAAAGATCGTCCTTTTATAGATACGAGTAATTGAATATTTCCTAAGTGGTTCTGCTGCAATTATTCCttgatttttgaaattaaatttgtaAAGCAAGGTCACAAggttatttttgtattttatgaGAAAAGAGCAAGTTCGTTTGCTTCCTGTTCTTTAAGCACATAAAATTAGTGATGCTGTAATGGCAAGTATAACTGCATTTGTATTCACTCACAGGCTTATGCACTTCACTGgttgaaccagcatttattacccaaacccatttgcccttgagaatgtggtggtgagctgctgccttgaactgctgcagttcatttcatGTTGCTGCATCCAAAATGCTTTTAGGGAGGGTGTTCGGGATTTaaacccagcaacattgaaggaactgcgatatatttccaaatctgtgTAACGAGTGACTTGGAATTCAAGTTGCAAGTGGTGAAATTCCCATGTATTTAATGCCCTTGCTCTTTTAGATGGTAGCATTTGTGGTTGCTGATTAGggagctttagtgaatttctgtagtgcatcttttCTATAGTACACACGGCTCCTACTGAACTGAGCTGttgtgaatgcttgtggatgtggtgccactttagcagactgctttgttctggattagattagattagattacagtgtggaaacaggcccttcggcccaacaagtccacaccgacccgccgaagcgaaacccacccatacccctacatttaccccttatctaacactacgggcaatttagtatggccaattcacctgaccctgcacatctttggactgtgggaggaaaccggagcacccggaggaaacccacgcagacacggggagaacgtgcaaactccacacagtcagtcgcctgaggcgggaattgaacccgggtctctggcgctgtgaggcagcagtgctaaccactgtgccaccgtgccgcccacccatcAAGCTGCTtttgttgttggtgctgcaccaTCCAACCAAAAAGTGGTGAAtttttcatcacactcctgacttgtgccttgtatatagtggacaggttttggggagtctggaggtgagttcGCCACTGCAAGATTCTAAGCCTCTGACTGGTCCTTCTACTCAGTGCTTATATGActcgtccagttcagtttctggtcaagggtaactaccaggatattgatagtgatgCCATTCATTAAGTGTCAAGATGCAATggttattgaagatggtcatgaGCCAGTTCTTGTGTGGCACaagtattacttgccacttgttggcctAGGTTTTGATCTTGTCCAggtcttgatgcatttgaacatggagtgcttcagtttctgaggagttgtgaatggtccTGTACGTTGTGCAGTCATCTGCggacatcctcacttctgaccttgatAAGCAGCTGAAAATAATTGAGGCCAGATAAAGAAACTTgagcagagatatcctggagctgaggtgactgagcCCCCAATTATCTTAGTTTATGCAAGGTGTGACACTATCCAGTAGAGAGTTTTGCTCCTGATTCCTGTTTATTCTGGTTTTCCGACAACTTCTTTTTAGGATGCTCAGTCAAATAAGCCTTGATTTCAAGGACAGTCACCTCATCcccagaattcagctctttggtccATGTGTGTATCAAAGTTGTTAAGTCAGAAGCAGAGTGGCCCTGGAGGCACACAAATTgaatgtcactgagcaggttattgctaagctaGTGCTGTTTGACAGCACTTTTAAttataccttccatcactttactgattcaagagtagactgatggtaattgactgggttgaatttgtcctgctttttatgcacaGGGCATAACTGAGGAGATTTCTACATTGCTggtgagatgccagtgttgtaggtATACTGAACTGCTTGGTCGGGGTGCTGCAAGTTCTGAATTGCACGTTTTCAGTATAATTGCTGGAATGTTGACAGAATCCATAGCATTTTTCAATATGCACTGCTTCtgactatttcttgatatcacatgaagtgaatcaaattggcatctgtgatgctgcagACCTCTTGAAGAGGTCAAGATGGGTCATCCATTGTTACTACTGGCTGATTATTGTTGTGAAAATATCAGTCTTATCTGCCTTGAACTGATGTGATGGTTCCCCTCTTGAGGATAGGGTTAATTTTGGAGCCTCAATTGTTAACTGATGTAAAATGATAACAGTTAATTTAAAATTCTGGTGAATGAACCTTAATCAATGTTCCTTGTTTTTCAGTGACTTAATAAGAAAGTGCCTTTGATGTCATTGTAACTGTGTGTTCTGCCTTCAATTCAGAAATTGAATTTTATACATCCATGATTTTAAATGAGTATATTTATTCTTAAAATTGTAGGAAGAAGAAAACAGAAGAAACAGGATAAAGAAAATGATTCTATTGGGAAGGTAAGATTGACTGTGCATATTAATGTTCTGTATTGTACTGTTTAATGTTTTGTGAACTGTGGGGGAAGCAGTTATTTGGACCAGGAATGTTTCCAGGTTCAATCCGTAGTCTCTGCTCAGTTATCCAAACTCACCTAAAGTCTGTAGGAACATGCTGATATTAATATCAGTGTTTTGTGTTTAAAAAGTGGGTAAGGGCGGATGGAAGGAAAATCGATCATTGTTCTCGTTTCACGCTGGTATCCACTGATTCTGCTGTAAAGAATGCCTGCTGATGCACCTTCATTTATGAAGAATGATCAGGAATAAATCTAACAGACCATTCAGGAATTATGGGAAGAAAGTTAGTTGAAGAAAGAAATTTTGTTGACACATGTTTTGACAGCAGTTGCCAAggcaaacaatagacaataggtgcaggagcctgcaccaccatcaatatgatcatggctgatcatccttaatcagtatcctgttcctgccttatctccattacccttgattccataATCCTTGAGagatctatccaactctttcttaaatgaatccagagactgggcctccactgccctctggggcagagcattccacacagccaccactctctgggtgaagagctttctcctcatctctgtcctaagtggtgtaccccgtatttttaagctgtccgtatttttaagctgtcctctggttcggcactcacccatcagcggaaacatgtttcctgcctccagagtgtccaatcccttaataatcttatatgtctcaatcagatcccctctcagtcaagggtatacaagcccagtcgctccagtctttcagtgtaaggtaatcctgccattccaggaattgacctcgtgaacctacgctgcactccctcaatagccagaatgtctttcatcaaatttggagaccagaactgaatgcagtactccaggtgtggtctcaccagggccctgtacagctgcagaagaacctctttgcttctatactccctcttgttatgaaggccagcatgctattagcctgcTTCACtagctgctgtacctgcatgcttaccttcattgactggtgtacaagaacacccagatctctctgtactgcccctttacctaaattgattccatttaggtagtaatctgccttcctgttcttgccaccaaagtggataaccatacacttatccacattaaactgcatcttccatgcatctgaccactcaccgaacttgtccaggtcaccctgtaatctcctaacatcctcatcacatttcaccctgccacccagcttagtatcatcagcaaatatgctaatgttattactaatgccatcttctatatcattaacatttattgtaaaaagctgcggtcccagtactgatccctgcggtaccccactggtcactgcttgccattccgaaatggagccgtttatcactactttgttatctatcagccaaccaactttcaatccaagttagtactttgcccccagtaccatgcgccctaattttgctcactaacctcctgtgtgggactttatcaaaagctttctgaaagtccaggtacactacatctactggatcaccctcatccatcttcagcaaATAATCACCtttgcatccacgatttctcgagctacctcttcagtaccctgggatgtagaccatcaggctccggggacttatcaaccttcagacctaacagtctctccaatacgaattcctggcaaatataaattccgtTAGGTTCAGGTcgttcagccactgttacctcagggagattgcttgtgtcttccccagtgaacacagatctgaagtaccaattcaattcttccgccatttctttgttccccgtaatatattcccctgtttctgtcttcaagggcccaattttagtcttaaccattttcttgcctttcacatacttaaaaaaacttttactatcctcctttattattggccagtttaccttcgtacctcattttttctctgaatatatttccttcttagtaatcctctgttgttctttaaaagcttgccagtcctccgttttcccacttatctttgctatgttatactttttctcttttaactttgtttcttaacttccctcgtcagccacggccacccatgccgcctcctaggatctttcttcctttttggaatgaactgatcctgcatcttctgcattatgcacagaaatatccgccattgttcctccactgtcatccctgctaaggtaatGCACcactgaactttggccagctcctccctcatagctccatagttacCTTTATACaacagaaatattttcacttccgattgtaccctctcccccTCAAATTGctgattgaagcttattgtattatgttGGAGTGCACACATCCTAGGAGTAATACTTTCCAAAATCTATTAGTAATCCACAGAATTAACAATCAATTTTAATGCCATATTCACTTAATAACAAGAGGAACTTTGGTACTAGATCTTAGTTTTATGTCTTGTGAATGTCAGGTGGACCTAAACCTGCCTTGACTGAAAGTAAAGAAAAAGGTGAAATTTGTTCAAGTTTTCATAATGTTTGTCCTGAGTAAAATTAGCAATAATTTTGTGTTCAGATCTTAACTACTTTGATTATTTTGAAGCCAAATGTTaacaaatttctgtttctgtcgtGAATAAGATCATTGCCAAAGTTCGAgagtgggtttcttccgggtgctccggtttcctcccacaatccaaaaatgtgcaggttaggtgaactggccatgctaaattgcccgtagccttaggtgaaggggtaaatgtgggggaatgggtctgggtgggttgcacttcggtgggtcggtgtggacttgttgggccgaagggcctgtttccacactaatctaatctgaatAATCTGAATCTGAATCTGAAGAACAATTCTCAGTTGTGGTGCTAAATGACAGATTGCTGAGATGTACTAActatttttcattctttctctttgtttataTTAAAATATAGGAGACATAATTAAATTCCATGAACTTATTCCTTGGTGAACATAAACAACGCATGCGATTATTTTGCATAAAATTAATGCAGCAGTTTTAACATGTACATGGCTTTGCTTTAGACGGGACTAGATGCTGAATTTGTGAATGATTTGGTCAGTGCTTGCCATTGACTTTGAGGAAGGCTGGCCAGAGAAAAGTAGTGGTCTCTGGGCTTGGTGATCCTTTCTCTGGACAGCAGTTTAAATCTAGCACCAAGCCCAATGGATGTCTTGACATATGGAGCAATGATACCAGTAAGCAGATGAGGAGCCAGTCACATTGAAGCATTCACACTGAGTAAGCCAGAacataacaaaaataaaattcaacctACACATTTAAATTTTTGCATACCGAAATAAATGAATAACCTTAGTTCAAAAGAGGAACTAAAATAAGAGCAAATTTTTGAAAACGAAGAAAAAAATTTGGTCTGATTCATCATTAGGGAGAAATTTGATATTGCACAAATACGAAATTAGATTTTCAGGGGCATTCATGAGAGTTTAGCAGTAACCATGAATTTAGTACACTGTTAAAATGTCAATTACATCTCATTCAACAACTGTAATGTTCTCAAGGACTTTTTACAGCAAGACTCAGCATAATGATGGAACTTCTTGTAAATTTATTTGATTTCTGTGAAATGTTGTGGGGGTACAATTCCTCAACAGTCTATCATCTAGAAATGTATAGAATCACTGACAGAAACTTGAGTTCAGCGTTATCTGTGCATTTAAGGACTCCCAAGTTTTGTCATCAGTTTcaagggagctgaaaatgtgttgctggaaaagcgcagcaggtcaggcagcatccagggaacaggagaatcgacgtttcgggcataagcccttcttcagtttcaaGGGAGTAATGGTAAACACTAACCAGGATTCTGCTGTGATAatggctgaatttgtttttaatgttctCATTTCTAACATTGTcagcagaaaaaaaagagttcatAAGATTAATAAAGCGTTTTGTCATAGTGTAAGACTTTAAAGGAGGTTCTGGTGACTGTGTTGAGACAAGATCCATGTGACTGCAGCTAAAAACAGAAGACATTGGTATAATTCTCAAGCATTGCAGGGCACTAAATACTGGGTATTCTAAACTACTTTGAGTAGTTTGAGTACTTTGATTCTAAACTACATTTCTAAACCAGAAATGAAAGAGGCATTGGTAATATTCTGGAAAATTAACTGGGGCAAAAAACGGATATGAGAGGAGGAGAACAATTTTGAAACTGTGACAACAAAATTATTGGATTCAGTGTTAGAATCGAGAAAGATAATAAATATTAAACATGAAGTGTGGACTGGAAAAGTTTAAAATTTAACCCGTTATGAAGAAAGTTGATCCAAACGtattgagtaaaaaaaaaaccaaaggtaATGGCTTCATTTTTCCAGATGGAAATGATTTCAGTCTCTATATCAAACAGGCAGTCGACAGGGTGTGGAGGGATAATGCACTATGGTTGCCATCAGGGGAAGACATTCATTCCTTTGCCCAGAGTTCTTCTGGGGATGTGAAAAGAGCGTGTGATGAAATGGAAAGTTTGGGAGATGTGGGTGGAGGTCACAGATGTCAGGACACTTCAGGATCTTTTGAAAGGGTATTTGAGAAGTtagagatgatggacaggctaaGCTGAATTGCATTAAAGGAGCAGGAAGATAATAGTTTTATAGACGAGCTCAAAGATTCTTGAGAAAACTCTGATCAGGTCATTCTGTTCAGAACCAGAAAAAGAGTTGAGGCAGGGATTGGATGATGTGGTTCATAGAGTAGTGTGAAAAGGATGGAAATGGTTGGATCCTGAGGGACAAATGTATGGAGATTGGAAGACAAGGTAGAGGTGAAGAAATGCGCACAACAAGGTGGCACACCCACCGTGGAGCTTTTTATAAtgatgtattttaaaattttttcatTGAATGTGGGCATGACcaacaaggccagtatttattgctcatccagaGAGCagtaagagttaatcacattactgtggatcaggAGTCACAGGTAGGATAGACCAGTtaagggtgacagatttcctCCCCTCAAGGATATtggggaaccagatgggttctacAATGTCCATCAATGTTTACATGGTTGTCATTAGGCCATCTTTTTACACcagaattttactgaattcaaatttcaccatctgtcgtGGTAGGATTCCAATCATGTAGAATATTAACCTGGAATTCTGGATTATGAGACCAGTGACCGTTTCACTACATTACAGTTTCTGCTGAAGTAGACCAGAATAACAACAGCCTACAGTCATAAAATATGCACTTAGCAACAGTTATTATAATAGAAAAACAATTACTTTCATGATCAAAAATAGTTTTGCTCACAAAGCATGCTAGATAGTGTGAGATGTATTTTATGGTGGATTCATTAGTTTGTTGAACATACACAAAAAGAGAGAAGACCTTAAACACAACATAACATCATAACCCCAATTGAATCTAACAAGCTTATTTCTTTTCCACAAATCAATCTCACACATCCTTCTCTACCCTATTCCTCTATCCTTTACTCTTTAAGTGCATCACATTTTTCTTGATCGAAATTGTCTGTTTGCTTCAGAGAACTTCTGTGTAACTGTCTTAACAGTTGTATTTGCCgttcaatgaaaatgaaaatgctaCATCAGTCTTCTTACTGGTTTCCTAATTTTTTAAACTTTCACCTCATTGTCTGATGAGATTCttaaaatttgattttaatgattttttgaaaacatttgatgGGTTGAAGAAAAACAAGTATATACTTACATTTACATGGTGACTTACCATGTTCTCAAtgttccctgatgaagggcttttgcccgaaacgtcgattttcctgctcctcggatgctgcctgacctgctgtgcttttctagtaccactctaatctagactctggtttccagcatctgcagtcctttttttacctagttgatttaaacctatgccctctagttttggtctctgaccccaaggaaaagaaccttgtctatttaccctatccatacgctaatgattttgtaaatgcctataaggtcacccatcagcctttgATGcacaagggaaaatagccccagcctattcagcatctccctatagctcaaacccttcaatcctggcaacatcttcgtaagtcttctctgaattctttcaagtttcacagcatccttcatataccagggagactagaactgcagacagtattccaacagtggcctaaccaatgtcctgtactgctgcaacgtGCCCTCTCATCTCCTGTACTtgatacactgaccaataaaggtaactgtaccaaatgccgccttcactatcctatctacctgtgaatccactttcatggaaggtctctttgttcagcaactttccccaggaccttaccattaagtgtataagtcctgccctgatttgccttaccaaaacgcagcacctcacatttacctaaattaaactacatttatcaCTCcgcggcccattggcccacctgatcaagaccctgttgtagtctgaggtaaccttgtggtccactacaccttcaattttggtgtcatctgcaaacttactagctatatttcctatgttcacgtctaaatcatttatataaatgacgaaaagcagtggacccagcaccaatccttgtggaataccactggtcacaggcctccagtctgaaaagcaaacctcaaTCCCCATCCTCTGTCtgctatctttgagccagttcagtatccaaatggcgcgttctccctgtaatccatgtgatctaaccttgctgaccagtctagcatgaggaaccttgtcgtacgccttactgaagtccatgtagatcgtccaccacactgccctcatcaatcctcctcatTAATTCTTCAGAAACTCAGTCAtgttctgagacatgatttcccatgcacaaagacatgttgattatccctcatcagtccttgccttctaaatacatgtaaatttctCTAGTGTCAGCTGTTGATGTTCAATCAGCAATAGGAATTAGCAAATTGGCACTGCAACACAGTGACATGAAGGTAATGGATTCATTGCAGGGTCAAGCTATTCAAGATAAATTGGTCCCAGATTATCATGTTTATATTTATGAATAATGATTGGAGTAAGTTACAAATTTATATAGCTATTATCTCCATTTTGAGTTCAAGTAAATGCTGGAATTGATGTGTTTCTTTTTGACTTTAAATTCAGTTACCTGATCTGAAagatgttgaagctgtacagaagTTTTTTCTCGAAGAGGTCCAGTTGGGAGAAGAATTGCTGGCAAGAGGTAAATCTTGAATGTTACTGCTTATTATATATATTTCTtccagaccagaccagattttGTAACCAAAGTTGTATAATAAGGTCCCAGAAAGCTTTAAATTAATTGGTGGGGTGGGATCCCGGCAGGAAGGAGTTTgggagagaggaaatgagaaCTTACTGAGCAAGAGATATGGCGGTATTATTGGGCAGTTATTTAGAGTGGGACTGGAAGGGATTGTGTATATAGAAGTGCAATTGTGGGTCTACATAGAGCACTTGCGCTGGAGCGGTTGAAGAAGGtaacttaccaccaccttctcaaaggcaattatggatgggcaataaatgctggtcagccaatgGTGCTTACACCCATGAGAGAATCAAAAGTccccaggaaaaaaaaagcaagatatAGTGTCAAAAGAGGAAAAAtggtaaaaaggcaaaattaatgacTCATTACTTGAATGTGCCTACTATCTTGTACAAAATAAATA encodes:
- the LOC122553644 gene encoding mitochondrial import receptor subunit TOM20 homolog; this translates as MLLVGKTGAIVAGVFGAAFIGYCIYFDRKRRSAPDFRAKLRERRRKQKKQDKENDSIGKLPDLKDVEAVQKFFLEEVQLGEELLARGDYEKGVDHLSNAVSVCGQPQQLLQVLQQTLPHPVFQMLIQRLPAVRQRFLAGMTAQNLVEDDVE